Proteins found in one Plodia interpunctella isolate USDA-ARS_2022_Savannah chromosome 24, ilPloInte3.2, whole genome shotgun sequence genomic segment:
- the S gene encoding protein Star isoform X2, with protein MAEKKIQENPLPEAQTEPAERKDMAAIPVPYKPSSPATAPAPAPHVSVPTFTKAAPNDLYRRLLPAVLFVLTFVTVMTMLLIYMDTVALGAQQFRVNMSRDYELARIPAESPALVAFVRQLHLAPRAPLAPPAPPAPPQAPPRSVRVLDALYGPIENGTFVDVQPSGGAHAGCAWLRAARAWRGLSARAAPRDFLALRGARALHACLSLTAHPREVTFPEPESQSAAFSSRVLCLPLVTILLAADALDADYVVLAGDVLPALAHVPFGDGRLRLKVIEVRSQDPWSRNQTTQFLQNKNYTVAAEFSDAVMYALKV; from the exons ATGGCTGAAAAG AAAATCCAAGAAAACCCACTGCCGGAAGCGCAAACAGAGCCGGCAGAACGGAAAGACATGGCAGCGATACCGGTCCCGTATAAGCCTTCATCCCCAGCCACAGCCCCTGCACCAGCCCCGCATGTCTCTGTACCAACATTCACAAAGGCCGCTCCAAATGATCTGTATAGGAGGTTGTTGCCTGCAGTTCTGTTTGTGCTCACATTTGTCACTGTGATGACCATGTTGCTCATTTATATGGATACTGTTG CGTTAGGCGCCCAGCAGTTCCGAGTGAACATGTCCCGGGACTATGAGCTGGCGCGTATCCCGGCGGAGTCGCCCGCGCTGGTGGCGTTCGTGCGGCAGCTGCACCTGGCGCCGCGCGCCCCCCTGGCGCCCCCCGCGCCCCCGGCGCCCCCGCAAGCGCCCCCACGCTCCGTGCGCGTGCTTGACGCTCTGTACGGACCCATC GAGAACGGCACGTTCGTGGACGTGCAGCCGTCGGGCGGCGCGCACGCGGGCTGCGCGTGGCtgcgcgccgcgcgcgcctGGCGCGGGCtcagcgcgcgcgcggcgccgcGTGACTTCCTGGCGctgcgcggcgcgcgcgcgctgcacGCCTGTCTCAGCCTCACCGCGCATCCGAGGGAG GTGACGTTCCCGGAGCCGGAGTCGCAGTCAGCAGCGTTCAGTTCGCGCGTGCTGTGCCTGCCGCTGGTCACCATCCTGCTGGCGGCCGACGCGCTGGACGCTGACTACGTCGTCCTGGCCGGGGACGTGCTGCCTGCGCTCGCGCATGTGCCCTTCGGGGACGGCCGGCTCAGATTGAAG GTGATCGAGGTCCGGTCGCAGGATCCCTGGTCCCGGAACCAGACCACACAGTTCCTGCAGAACAAGAACTATACCGTGGCGGCCGAGTTCTCCGACGCCGTCATGTACGCTTTGAAGGTTTGA
- the S gene encoding protein Star isoform X1 — protein sequence MCSASFTSKFKTKIQENPLPEAQTEPAERKDMAAIPVPYKPSSPATAPAPAPHVSVPTFTKAAPNDLYRRLLPAVLFVLTFVTVMTMLLIYMDTVALGAQQFRVNMSRDYELARIPAESPALVAFVRQLHLAPRAPLAPPAPPAPPQAPPRSVRVLDALYGPIENGTFVDVQPSGGAHAGCAWLRAARAWRGLSARAAPRDFLALRGARALHACLSLTAHPREVTFPEPESQSAAFSSRVLCLPLVTILLAADALDADYVVLAGDVLPALAHVPFGDGRLRLKVIEVRSQDPWSRNQTTQFLQNKNYTVAAEFSDAVMYALKV from the exons ATGTGTTCTGCAAGTTTTACATCGAaatttaaaact AAAATCCAAGAAAACCCACTGCCGGAAGCGCAAACAGAGCCGGCAGAACGGAAAGACATGGCAGCGATACCGGTCCCGTATAAGCCTTCATCCCCAGCCACAGCCCCTGCACCAGCCCCGCATGTCTCTGTACCAACATTCACAAAGGCCGCTCCAAATGATCTGTATAGGAGGTTGTTGCCTGCAGTTCTGTTTGTGCTCACATTTGTCACTGTGATGACCATGTTGCTCATTTATATGGATACTGTTG CGTTAGGCGCCCAGCAGTTCCGAGTGAACATGTCCCGGGACTATGAGCTGGCGCGTATCCCGGCGGAGTCGCCCGCGCTGGTGGCGTTCGTGCGGCAGCTGCACCTGGCGCCGCGCGCCCCCCTGGCGCCCCCCGCGCCCCCGGCGCCCCCGCAAGCGCCCCCACGCTCCGTGCGCGTGCTTGACGCTCTGTACGGACCCATC GAGAACGGCACGTTCGTGGACGTGCAGCCGTCGGGCGGCGCGCACGCGGGCTGCGCGTGGCtgcgcgccgcgcgcgcctGGCGCGGGCtcagcgcgcgcgcggcgccgcGTGACTTCCTGGCGctgcgcggcgcgcgcgcgctgcacGCCTGTCTCAGCCTCACCGCGCATCCGAGGGAG GTGACGTTCCCGGAGCCGGAGTCGCAGTCAGCAGCGTTCAGTTCGCGCGTGCTGTGCCTGCCGCTGGTCACCATCCTGCTGGCGGCCGACGCGCTGGACGCTGACTACGTCGTCCTGGCCGGGGACGTGCTGCCTGCGCTCGCGCATGTGCCCTTCGGGGACGGCCGGCTCAGATTGAAG GTGATCGAGGTCCGGTCGCAGGATCCCTGGTCCCGGAACCAGACCACACAGTTCCTGCAGAACAAGAACTATACCGTGGCGGCCGAGTTCTCCGACGCCGTCATGTACGCTTTGAAGGTTTGA